GGGCGGGGCTGATCTACCGCCCTGGGAGCTTTCAGGAGTGCGAGAACCCAGCGACATCCTGACGATCGAGCAACTCGCCGAGTACTTGAAGATCTCCCGGTCCACGCTCTACAAACTTGTAGGGGATGGCAAGCTCCCCGGGCAAAAAGTGGGCAAGCGCTGGCGTTTTCATAAGGCGGCCATTGACCAGTGGCTCGGTGAGCGGGCGAATGGAAAAGAAATGCGGGCACGCCGGCGCACACGTAGCGCCAC
This portion of the Phycisphaerae bacterium genome encodes:
- a CDS encoding helix-turn-helix domain-containing protein, whose amino-acid sequence is MREPSDILTIEQLAEYLKISRSTLYKLVGDGKLPGQKVGKRWRFHKAAIDQWLGERANGKEMRARRRTRSATGEARR